In one Brassica oleracea var. oleracea cultivar TO1000 chromosome C9, BOL, whole genome shotgun sequence genomic region, the following are encoded:
- the LOC106313675 gene encoding LOW QUALITY PROTEIN: myb-related protein 3R-1 (The sequence of the model RefSeq protein was modified relative to this genomic sequence to represent the inferred CDS: inserted 1 base in 1 codon), whose protein sequence is MESECTTTSSTPPQRVTEGNPKSRQGRTSGPARRSTRGQWTAEEDEILTKAVHSFKGKNWKKIAEFFKDRTDVQCLHRWQKVLNPELVKGPWTKEEDEMIVQLIQKYGPKKWSTIARFLPGRIGKQCRERWHNHLNPAINKEAWTQEEELLLIRAHQIYGNRWAELTKFLPGRSDNGIKNHWHSSVKKKLDSYMSSGLLDQYQAMPLAPYDRNSFMQSTMDGSGCVSGQAEQEIEHGIMNMGQHFHPCENSQYYYPELEDISVSISEASYDMEDCSQFPDHNVSASTSQDYQFDFQDLSDISLEMSQNMSGLPMTYTKERKEASLGAPNSKSNIDVAAYTNTSETECCRVLFLDQESEGVSVSRSSTQEPHEVLCASASDSQVSEATKSPMKSSSSMSIATPASGKETLRPAPLIITPDKYSKKSSGLICHSFETNENGSFICINDPSTSTCVDEGPNNSTEDYHLNDSKKLVPVNDFASLAEAKPHSLPKHETNMSSEQHHEDMGASSSSLCFPSLDLPAFNDPVHDYSPLGIRKLLMSSMACMSPLRLWESPTGKKTLVGAKSILRKRTRDLLTPLSEKRSDKKLETDIAASLAKDFSRLDVMFDESENQESISGMPEETMDVSKSLVQPQQTCLEANVQHAQSFSGVLSESNTNKQVLSPPGQSVTKAEKTQVSTPRNHLQRTLMATSNKEQHSPSSLCLVINSPSRARNTESHLANNETNNENFSIFCGTPFRRGLESPSAWKSPFYVNSLLPSPRFDTDITIEDMGYIFSPGERSYESIGMFTQRHEHTSAFAAFNAMEISLSPSTDDAKKMKDLDKENNDPLMAEGRVLDFNDCESPTKXTEEVSSYLLKGM, encoded by the exons ATGGAAAGTGAGTGTACAACAACGAGCTCAACCCCTCCTCAGAGGGTTACTGAAGGGAACCCCAAATCGCGTCAGGG GAGGACGAGTGGCCCTGCTAGACGTTCTACTCGAGGTCAATGGACTGCAGAGGAG GATGAGATTTTGACAAAAGCTGTCCATAGTTTTAAAGGGAAAAACTGGAAGAAGATTG CTGAATTTTTCAAGGATCGAACTGATGTCCAGTGCCTCCACAGGTGGCAGAAGGTCCTTAATCCTGAACTTGTTAAAGGTCCTTGGACCAAGGAG GAAGATGAAATGATAGTTCAGTTAATCCAAAAATATGGGCCCAAGAAGTGGTCCACCATTGCTCGATTTTTGCCTGGCCGTATTGGAAAGCAGTGTAGAGAAAG GTGGCACAATCACCTCAACCCTGCCATAAACAAGGAAGCTTGGACTCAAGAAGAAGAGCTGCTTCTCATTCGTGCTCATCAAATCTATGGTAATAGATGGGCAGAGTTGACAAAGTTCTTGCCTGGAAG GTCTGATAATGGAATTAAAAACCATTGGCACAGCTCAGTCAAGAAGAAACTCGATTCCTATATGTCCTCTGGGCTTCTGGATCAGTACCAAGCCATGCCTCTAGCTCCTTACGATAGAAACTCTTTTATGCAGAGTACTATGGATGGTAGTGGCTGCGTGAGTGGACAGGCAGAGCAAGAAATAGAACATGGTATAATGAACATGGGGCAACATTTTCACCCGTGTGAAAACTCTCAGTATTATTATCCAGAGTTGGAAGATATCTCAGTCTCCATCTCAGAAGCCTCTTATGACATGGAGGACTGTTCACAGTTTCCTGATCATAACGTCTCGGCTTCTACGAGCCAGGATTACCAATTTGACTTTCAGGATCTGTCGGATATTTCACTGGAGATGAGTCAGAACATGTCAGGGTTACCAATGACATACACCAAGGAGAGGAAGGAAGCCTCTCTAGGGGCTCCGAACTCCAAGTCAAATATAGATGTAGCTGCGTACACCAACACATCTGAAACGGAATGTTGCAGAGTTCTTTTCCTTGATCAAGAGAGCGAAGGGGTCAGTGTTTCTAGATCTTCAACCCAAGAGCCACACGAGGTTTTGTGTGCATCAGCTTCAGACAGCCAGGTTTCAGAAGCTACAAAATCTCCTATGAAGAGCTCTTCTTCAATGTCCATTGCAACACCCGCCTCAGGCAAAGAAACTCTTCGGCCGGCTCCCTTAATCATAACACCCGATAAGTATTCCAAGAAGTCATCCGGATTGATATGTCATTCTTTTGAGACTAATGAAAATGGTAGCTTCATATGCATCAATGATCCTTCAACCTCTACTTGTGTTGATGAAGGGCCTAACAACTCCACCGAAGATTATCATTTAAATGATTCCAAAAAGCTGGTTCCAGTGAACGATTTTGCTTCTCTGGCAGAAGCTAAGCCACACTCTCTTCCTAAGCATGAAACAAACATGTCAAGCGAGCAGCATCATGAGGATATGGGAGCATCATCATCAAGTCTATGTTTTCCAAGCCTGGACCTACCTGCTTTCAACGATCCGGTCCACGATTATAGCCCTCTTGGCATACGCAAGCTGCTGATGTCCAGCATGGCGTGCATGAGCCCGCTTAGGCTGTGGGAGTCTCCCACTGGGAAAAAGACGTTGGTTGGTGCAAAGTCAATCCTGAGGAAACGCACGCGTGATCTGCTGACACCTCTATCTGAGAAGAGGAGTGATAAGAAGCTTGAAACTGATATAGCAGCTAGTCTGGCAAAAGATTTTTCACGCCTGGATGTTATGTTTGATGAGAGTGAGAATCAAGAATCTATCTCTGGAATGCCAGAAGAAACCATGGATGTCAGTAAATCACTTGTACAACCACAGCAAACTTGCTTGGAGGCAAATGTTCAACAT GCTCAAAGTTTCTCCGGTGTTCTTTCTGAGAGCAATACCAACAAGCAAGTTCTGTCTCCTCCTGGTCAATCAGTAACCAAAGCAGAGAAGACACAAGTCTCAACCCCAAGAAATCACTTGCAGAGAACCCTCATGGCTACTTCTAACAAAGAACAACATTCTCCTTCGAGTCTTTGTTTGGTCATTAATTCGCCTTCTCGAGCCAGAAACACCGAGAGTCATCTTGCTAACAACGAGACAAACAATGAGAATTTCAGCAT ATTCTGTGGAACTCCATTCAGGAGAGGTCTTGAATCTCCCTCAGCCTGGAAATCTCCGTTTTACGTCAACTCTCTCTTGCCCAGCCCAAGGTTTGACACAGACATAACTATCGAG GACATGGGCTACATTTTCAGTCCAGGGGAGAGAAGCTACGAGAGCATAGGAATGTTTACACAGAGACACGAGCATACAAGTGCATTCGCAGCATTCAATGCAATGGAAATTTCACTTTCCCCAAGTACTGATGATGCAAAGAAGATGAAGGACTTGGATAAAGAGAATAATGATCCTCTAATG GCGGAGGGTCGAGTGCTGGACTTCAACGATTGCGAGTCTCCCACCA TAACAGAAGAAGTCTCATCCTACCTCTTGAAGGGGATGTAG